The following nucleotide sequence is from Pirellulales bacterium.
TATTTGCGCTAGTTTGCGCCTGCGGCCTCGGTTTATTTGGCCATGCTTCCGACGCCAAGGCCCAGGAAGCGTATGGTCGCCAATGGGCATACACGTATAGCACGCAAGATTGGGACCGATTTTATCATTACCCATTCGTGTATTACCCGCAGAACTTTTGGGGCGACGAGTACTATCGCAGCTCCGAGAGTTTGTATTACCGCTATCCGCCTGAAATGCGCATTCCGGTATACAACAAGCAGTGGCACAACGAGTATCCGCAGGCCGCCCAGTGGGATAAATGGATTCATTACAATTACGGTCCCGGACAGGCGCGTTATCACTGGGGCAACCAGTTCATTACGGATACATTCTGAGCCGGCGCAAATTGGCTGCCATGAAGTTTGTGAATCGCAAGCGGGTTTTGCTAAACCGCTAGCGGTTTAGCA
It contains:
- a CDS encoding calmodulin-binding protein; the protein is MLRRILFALVCACGLGLFGHASDAKAQEAYGRQWAYTYSTQDWDRFYHYPFVYYPQNFWGDEYYRSSESLYYRYPPEMRIPVYNKQWHNEYPQAAQWDKWIHYNYGPGQARYHWGNQFITDTF